A genomic region of Desulfosarcina ovata subsp. ovata contains the following coding sequences:
- a CDS encoding 3-isopropylmalate dehydratase large subunit gives MGKTIAQKIFDDHRVGTPDADVQVIRLDAVFCHEITTPPAIVDLERRGKDRVFDASRIKVVIDHVSPAKDSKTALQGKILREWARRHAIKDFFDIGANGVCHAIFPEKGFVRPGYTVIMGDSHTCTHGAFGAFAAGVGTTDLEVGILKGVCAFKSPETIRINITGSLPAGVFAKDVILSVIGRIGVGGATNKVIEFAGPVVAAMDMESRMTLCNMAIEAGGTCGICEPDRVTVDYLWPFIKDQYDTPEAALADFSRYLPDADAVYANTIDHDVSALTPMVTYGYKPDNVKPVSEMTGTPVDQVYIGSCTNGRISDLRVAAKVLEGKQVNAGVRAIVSPATPKVYAQALEEGLIKTFMDAGVCVTNPTCGACLGMSNGVLAEGEVCASTTNRNFNGRMGKGGMVHLMSPATAAASAIAGSIANSPLFNG, from the coding sequence ATGGGAAAAACCATTGCACAGAAAATATTCGACGACCACCGTGTCGGCACGCCTGACGCGGACGTCCAGGTGATCCGCCTGGACGCCGTCTTCTGCCACGAAATCACCACCCCGCCGGCCATCGTGGACCTGGAGCGACGCGGTAAGGATCGCGTCTTCGACGCATCGCGCATCAAGGTGGTCATCGATCATGTCTCACCGGCCAAGGACTCCAAAACCGCCCTGCAGGGAAAAATCCTGCGCGAGTGGGCCCGGCGCCACGCGATCAAGGATTTCTTCGATATCGGCGCCAATGGCGTCTGCCACGCCATCTTTCCGGAAAAAGGCTTCGTGCGCCCCGGCTACACGGTGATCATGGGCGACTCCCACACCTGTACCCACGGCGCCTTCGGTGCCTTTGCCGCCGGTGTTGGCACCACCGACCTGGAGGTGGGCATCCTTAAGGGGGTCTGCGCCTTCAAATCGCCCGAAACCATCCGCATCAACATTACCGGCAGCCTGCCCGCGGGCGTCTTTGCCAAGGACGTAATCCTCTCGGTGATCGGCCGTATCGGCGTGGGCGGCGCCACCAACAAGGTAATCGAATTCGCCGGTCCCGTGGTGGCCGCCATGGACATGGAGTCGCGCATGACCCTGTGCAACATGGCCATCGAAGCCGGCGGCACCTGCGGCATCTGCGAACCGGACCGGGTCACCGTGGATTACCTGTGGCCGTTCATCAAGGATCAGTACGACACGCCCGAGGCGGCCCTGGCCGACTTTTCGCGCTACCTGCCCGATGCTGATGCCGTCTACGCCAACACCATCGATCACGACGTCTCCGCCCTGACACCCATGGTCACTTACGGCTACAAGCCGGACAACGTCAAACCGGTGAGTGAAATGACCGGCACCCCCGTGGATCAGGTCTACATCGGCTCATGCACCAACGGCCGCATCAGCGATCTGCGTGTGGCCGCCAAGGTCCTGGAAGGAAAACAGGTCAATGCCGGCGTGCGGGCGATTGTTTCTCCGGCCACCCCCAAGGTCTACGCCCAGGCCCTGGAAGAGGGGCTGATCAAAACCTTCATGGATGCCGGGGTGTGCGTCACCAATCCCACCTGCGGCGCCTGCCTGGGCATGAGCAACGGCGTGCTGGCCGAAGGCGAAGTGTGCGCGTCCACCACCAATCGCAACTTCAACGGACGCATGGGCAAAGGGGGCATGGTTCATCTGATGAGCCCGGCCACCGCTGCTGCCAGCGCCATCGCCGGAAGTATCGCCAACTCCCCGCTGTTCAACGGGTAG
- a CDS encoding 3-isopropylmalate dehydratase small subunit produces MKSFNGKVLFLDRSDINTDEIIPAKYLTEISREALAPNLLEDLKLDGFDPATDIQGKAVVVTRANFGCGSSREHAPWALEVNGIHLVVGESFARIFRQNMFNCGMMAVELPADTIDELFTTFAGRETTAETDFKGGAITFSADGASRTVPFAISGFDADLVNAGGWVDYADANY; encoded by the coding sequence ATGAAATCATTCAACGGCAAGGTCCTGTTTCTGGACCGCTCGGATATCAATACCGATGAAATCATTCCCGCCAAATACCTCACCGAGATCTCCCGCGAGGCCCTGGCACCCAACCTTTTGGAAGACCTCAAACTGGACGGATTCGATCCGGCAACCGATATCCAAGGCAAGGCCGTGGTCGTCACCCGGGCCAACTTCGGCTGCGGATCCTCGCGGGAGCACGCTCCCTGGGCCCTGGAAGTCAACGGCATCCACCTGGTGGTGGGAGAGAGCTTTGCCCGCATCTTCCGCCAGAACATGTTCAACTGCGGCATGATGGCCGTGGAACTGCCCGCCGACACCATCGACGAACTGTTCACCACTTTTGCCGGCCGTGAAACCACCGCCGAAACCGATTTCAAGGGGGGCGCGATCACCTTTTCGGCCGATGGCGCATCCCGGACCGTCCCATTTGCCATCTCCGGTTTTGATGCCGACCTGGTCAACGCCGGCGGGTGGGTGGATTATGCGGACGCCAATTATTGA
- a CDS encoding SLC13 family permease produces MPTDAYLTLTLLLALFVLLIKTKIPAPAIFLGALAVAMTLKLAPTAQLLKGFSNPGMLTVAVLFMVAAGMYATGAITMIMDMVIGVPRSVVGTQIRTLPPIAFGSAFLNNTPLVAMMIPVIRDLSRAARLPAQQLYLPMSFASILGGMCTVIGTSTNLVIAGMVMDAIGREGPGLPAVQAIRMFDPALVGVPIALVAIVFMILVGRFFLPARKNGRQSDATLRRYTAEFEVREGSRIVSRTLDDTGIVSGEDVQVLYIRRGTGILTNDLMNEKLTAGDLISFSADVDGMVTLWRTNALVPHLTLNPMQTERHTHHLVKAVVSRQSKTVGRRIADLIRDANTCQYKFVALSRDGQPVDGPLEETTIEAGDNAVLEVNDNFFYECQIDQDFALTKALKGFQLQRTDRAVEASLITLAMIVAVALGWMSMLNASLLASGAMLLTGCLPLHTAARSIDWGTLVVIACAIGLESAVTQSGLAGQIAALLAAMGGHHPQLALAVIFLGCSVMTNVITNNAAAAFMFPIALSTAGQLGVSFMPFAITLMIAASCAFITPTGYQTNLMVWGPGEYRFTDFVKIGSVMTLIVAVMTILLTPIIYGF; encoded by the coding sequence ATGCCCACAGATGCGTATCTCACCTTAACCCTGCTGTTGGCCCTTTTCGTTCTACTGATTAAAACGAAGATCCCGGCACCGGCCATTTTTCTCGGAGCCCTGGCGGTGGCCATGACCCTCAAACTGGCCCCCACAGCCCAGCTGCTCAAGGGATTCAGCAATCCGGGCATGCTCACCGTTGCCGTCCTGTTCATGGTTGCCGCCGGCATGTACGCCACCGGCGCCATCACCATGATTATGGACATGGTCATCGGCGTGCCCCGGAGTGTGGTCGGCACCCAGATCCGCACCCTGCCGCCCATCGCCTTTGGCAGCGCCTTTCTCAACAACACCCCTCTGGTGGCCATGATGATTCCGGTCATCCGGGATCTCTCCCGGGCAGCCCGCCTGCCCGCCCAGCAGCTTTATCTGCCGATGAGTTTTGCATCCATCCTGGGCGGCATGTGCACGGTCATCGGCACATCCACCAACCTGGTCATCGCCGGCATGGTCATGGATGCCATCGGCAGAGAGGGTCCCGGACTGCCCGCCGTGCAGGCCATCCGCATGTTCGATCCGGCCCTGGTGGGGGTTCCCATCGCCCTGGTGGCCATTGTCTTCATGATTCTGGTCGGCCGTTTCTTCCTGCCGGCCAGGAAAAACGGCCGCCAAAGCGATGCCACCCTGCGGCGCTACACGGCCGAGTTCGAGGTCCGCGAAGGATCGCGGATCGTCAGTCGTACCCTCGACGACACCGGTATCGTCTCCGGTGAAGATGTGCAGGTACTCTATATCCGCAGGGGGACGGGAATTCTCACCAACGATCTGATGAACGAGAAATTGACCGCCGGGGATCTGATCTCGTTTTCGGCCGACGTGGATGGCATGGTAACCCTCTGGCGCACCAACGCCCTGGTGCCCCACCTCACCCTCAATCCCATGCAGACCGAACGCCATACCCACCACCTGGTTAAAGCCGTGGTCTCCCGGCAGAGCAAAACCGTGGGTCGCCGGATTGCCGACCTGATCCGGGATGCGAACACCTGCCAGTACAAATTCGTGGCCCTTTCCCGTGACGGGCAACCGGTCGACGGCCCATTGGAGGAAACCACCATCGAAGCCGGCGACAACGCGGTGCTGGAAGTCAACGACAATTTCTTCTACGAGTGTCAGATCGATCAGGATTTTGCCCTGACCAAGGCCCTGAAGGGGTTTCAGCTGCAGCGCACCGACCGGGCGGTGGAAGCTAGCCTGATCACCTTGGCAATGATCGTCGCTGTCGCCCTGGGGTGGATGAGCATGCTCAACGCCAGCCTGCTGGCCAGCGGAGCCATGCTCCTGACCGGCTGTCTGCCCTTACACACCGCCGCCCGCAGCATCGACTGGGGGACGCTGGTGGTGATTGCCTGCGCCATCGGCCTGGAATCGGCCGTTACCCAAAGCGGCCTGGCCGGTCAGATCGCCGCCCTTTTGGCGGCCATGGGCGGTCACCATCCCCAGCTCGCCCTGGCAGTGATCTTTCTCGGCTGCAGCGTCATGACCAACGTGATCACCAACAACGCCGCTGCCGCATTCATGTTTCCCATCGCCCTGTCCACCGCCGGCCAACTGGGGGTCAGCTTCATGCCCTTCGCCATCACCCTGATGATCGCCGCCTCGTGTGCCTTCATCACCCCCACCGGGTATCAGACCAACCTGATGGTGTGGGGACCGGGCGAATATCGATTCACCGACTTCGTTAAAATCGGATCGGTGATGACGCTGATCGTGGCGGTGATGACGATTCTGTTGACGCCGATAATCTATGGGTTTTAA
- a CDS encoding diguanylate cyclase gives MTAHILIVDDEPSIRETMREYLRLSGYETSVASSAEEALAAITACPMEVVITDIMLPGIDGLALTDQIKASWDVDVIVMTGYSQEYSYEEAISKGASDFVFKPVRFEELDLRLKRVLRERLLNQERLQMLDELKKLSITDGLTQLYNSRYFYSQLKGEIERFNRYGHKLSLLLLDIDNFKIYNDTFGHLEGDKILVRIGQIIRACLRKMDTAYRYGGEEFTIILPGTPGEEARTVAERLRTAVASETFSSAGNATVQITISVGVTQYCREEPVSGFVQRADQAMYESKQAGRNRVSCIFKPPAE, from the coding sequence ATGACAGCACACATTCTCATTGTCGATGACGAACCTTCCATCCGGGAAACGATGCGCGAGTACCTTCGGCTTTCCGGCTACGAGACATCCGTGGCCTCCAGCGCCGAGGAGGCATTGGCCGCCATTACGGCATGTCCCATGGAAGTGGTGATTACCGACATCATGCTGCCCGGCATAGATGGGCTGGCGCTTACCGACCAGATCAAGGCATCCTGGGATGTGGACGTGATTGTCATGACCGGTTACAGCCAGGAATACTCTTACGAGGAGGCGATCAGCAAGGGGGCCAGCGATTTCGTATTCAAGCCGGTGCGTTTCGAGGAGCTTGACTTACGCCTCAAGCGCGTTCTCAGGGAACGGCTGCTCAATCAGGAGCGGTTGCAGATGCTCGATGAACTCAAGAAGCTCTCGATTACCGACGGCCTTACCCAACTCTACAACTCGCGCTATTTTTATTCCCAGCTCAAGGGAGAGATCGAGCGTTTTAACCGATACGGCCACAAACTGAGTCTGCTCCTGCTGGATATCGATAATTTCAAGATTTACAACGACACTTTCGGTCATCTTGAAGGCGACAAGATTCTGGTGCGCATCGGTCAGATCATCCGCGCCTGTTTGCGTAAAATGGACACCGCCTACCGTTACGGGGGGGAGGAGTTTACCATCATTCTTCCGGGAACGCCCGGTGAAGAGGCCAGAACGGTTGCCGAGCGACTGCGTACCGCCGTGGCCTCGGAAACGTTCTCCAGCGCCGGCAACGCCACTGTTCAGATTACCATCAGCGTGGGCGTGACCCAATATTGCCGCGAAGAACCGGTCTCCGGTTTTGTTCAGCGTGCCGACCAGGCCATGTATGAGTCAAAACAGGCCGGCCGTAACCGGGTATCCTGCATTTTCAAACCCCCTGCCGAGTGA
- a CDS encoding type II toxin-antitoxin system Phd/YefM family antitoxin translates to MKAVTYTDARKNLKALIQEVCKNSESAVIVSSRSKDQAVLISLEDYQAMEETAYLLRSPANREHLERSLKEAQSGKLVTFPTENL, encoded by the coding sequence ATGAAAGCGGTAACCTACACTGACGCCAGAAAGAACCTCAAGGCGTTGATTCAGGAGGTATGCAAAAACTCGGAATCGGCCGTCATCGTCAGCAGTCGCTCAAAGGACCAGGCGGTTCTGATTTCCCTTGAAGATTATCAGGCCATGGAGGAAACGGCCTATCTGTTGAGATCGCCGGCAAACCGGGAGCACCTGGAAAGATCTTTAAAAGAGGCGCAAAGCGGTAAATTGGTCACATTCCCCACCGAGAATTTATGA
- the lepA gene encoding translation elongation factor 4 encodes MRNIRNFSIIAHIDHGKSTLSDRLIQSSKIIADRDFKDQILDTMEIERERGITIKSQTVCLPYKARDGKAYHLNLIDTPGHVDFTYEVSRALASCEGALLLVDASQGVEAQTLANLYLALEHNLEIIPVINKIDLPSADIERVKAQIEEDLGLDPESAILASAKEGLGIEDIMEAVVKQLPPPEGDPEAPLQALIFDSHYDPFRGTVVHFRVKEGTIRAGDRIRFMSNNATYKVEEVGFFQIVRVPQKELVAGEVGYMIAGIKTVSDTRCGDTVTLDRAPCENPLPGFKEAKPVVFSSIYPVASDDYEDLVVAMEKLKLNDASLIYEKDSSAALGFGFRCGFLGLLHLEVVQERLEREYDLSLILTAPSVRYRLIMNDGEETVIDNPALYPDPTLIDHALEPFIKAAIIIPDRYMGAVMKLCMERRGINKNYQYLTNNRLEMIFDLPLAEVIYDFYDRLKSITQGYGSFDYELIDYRQTDLVKLDFLINGERVDALSMLTHRDNAVARARIACDKLKDEIPRQMFKIAIQGAIGGKIISRSTVSAFRKDVTAKCYGGDISRKRKLLEKQKKGKKRMKMVGQVMLPQSAFLAVLKTDTD; translated from the coding sequence ATGAGAAACATACGAAACTTCAGCATCATTGCCCACATCGATCATGGCAAGTCGACACTATCCGACCGCCTGATCCAGTCGAGCAAAATCATCGCCGACCGAGATTTCAAGGACCAGATTCTGGACACCATGGAGATCGAACGGGAACGCGGCATCACCATCAAGAGCCAGACTGTCTGTCTGCCATACAAAGCCAGAGATGGCAAGGCCTACCATCTCAATTTGATTGATACGCCGGGGCATGTGGATTTCACCTACGAGGTCTCCCGCGCCCTGGCCTCCTGCGAAGGGGCTCTGCTGCTTGTTGACGCCAGCCAGGGGGTCGAGGCCCAGACCCTGGCCAACCTCTACCTGGCCCTGGAGCACAATCTCGAAATCATTCCGGTGATCAACAAAATCGACCTGCCCTCGGCGGACATCGAGCGGGTCAAGGCCCAGATCGAGGAGGACCTGGGACTGGATCCGGAATCGGCCATTCTCGCTTCGGCCAAAGAGGGGCTGGGGATCGAAGATATCATGGAAGCGGTGGTCAAACAGCTGCCGCCGCCCGAGGGTGACCCCGAAGCCCCCCTGCAGGCACTGATTTTCGACTCGCATTACGACCCGTTCCGGGGCACCGTTGTTCATTTCCGCGTCAAGGAGGGGACCATCCGCGCCGGCGACCGGATCCGCTTCATGTCCAACAACGCCACCTATAAAGTGGAGGAGGTAGGCTTTTTCCAGATTGTCCGCGTGCCCCAAAAAGAGCTGGTTGCCGGTGAAGTGGGTTATATGATCGCCGGAATCAAGACGGTCAGCGACACCCGCTGCGGCGATACGGTCACCCTGGATCGGGCCCCTTGCGAAAATCCCCTGCCCGGCTTCAAGGAAGCCAAGCCGGTGGTGTTCTCGTCCATTTACCCGGTGGCGTCCGACGACTATGAAGACCTGGTCGTGGCCATGGAAAAACTCAAGCTCAACGACGCCTCGCTGATCTACGAAAAAGACAGCAGCGCCGCCCTGGGCTTCGGTTTCCGTTGTGGGTTCCTGGGGCTGTTGCACCTGGAGGTGGTGCAGGAGCGCCTGGAGCGCGAGTACGACCTGTCCCTGATCCTTACTGCCCCGTCGGTACGCTATCGCCTGATCATGAACGACGGCGAGGAGACGGTCATCGACAACCCGGCCCTGTACCCCGACCCCACGCTGATCGACCACGCCCTGGAGCCGTTTATCAAAGCGGCCATCATCATCCCGGACCGATACATGGGCGCGGTGATGAAACTGTGCATGGAGCGCCGGGGAATCAACAAGAATTACCAATACCTGACCAACAACCGCCTGGAAATGATTTTTGACCTGCCCCTGGCGGAGGTGATCTACGATTTTTACGACCGGCTGAAATCCATTACCCAGGGCTACGGCTCCTTCGATTACGAACTGATCGATTACCGCCAGACCGACCTGGTAAAGCTGGATTTTCTGATTAACGGTGAGCGGGTGGATGCTCTCTCCATGCTGACCCATCGGGACAACGCCGTGGCCCGGGCCCGCATCGCCTGTGACAAGCTCAAGGACGAGATCCCCCGCCAGATGTTCAAGATCGCCATCCAGGGCGCCATCGGCGGCAAAATCATCAGCCGCTCCACCGTATCGGCATTTCGAAAGGACGTCACCGCCAAGTGCTACGGCGGGGACATCTCCAGAAAACGCAAGCTGCTGGAGAAGCAGAAAAAAGGGAAGAAGCGGATGAAAATGGTGGGACAGGTGATGCTGCCCCAGTCCGCCTTCCTTGCCGTTCTCAAAACCGACACTGACTGA
- a CDS encoding four helix bundle protein: MSLGHEKLDVYRLAIGYVAWVFEKAEALTGIHRPARDQWLRASQSIPLNIAEGNGKASEADRRRYFEIARGSALECAAIQDVLVVGKALGSKESQERKVEIDRIALMLSRLGGRGYCVKEDVVTYES, from the coding sequence ATGAGCCTTGGACATGAGAAATTGGATGTCTACCGCCTTGCAATAGGATATGTGGCTTGGGTTTTTGAAAAGGCGGAGGCTCTAACTGGAATCCATCGCCCTGCAAGAGACCAGTGGCTGCGCGCCAGTCAATCGATCCCGCTAAATATTGCCGAGGGCAACGGCAAGGCTTCGGAAGCAGATCGAAGGCGATATTTCGAAATTGCACGCGGATCAGCCCTCGAATGTGCAGCCATTCAGGATGTTCTGGTCGTTGGCAAGGCACTTGGCAGCAAAGAAAGCCAGGAACGAAAGGTTGAAATCGACCGGATTGCCCTAATGCTTAGCCGATTGGGCGGCCGAGGTTACTGTGTCAAAGAGGATGTTGTTACCTACGAAAGCTGA